The following proteins come from a genomic window of Dromaius novaehollandiae isolate bDroNov1 chromosome 19, bDroNov1.hap1, whole genome shotgun sequence:
- the ABHD15 gene encoding protein ABHD15 produces MLPAEELVAAAAALACLGLLARHLWARSQEEEEEEEEEEEEGAGGCRLVCKPSALAQHLGRSLRHCPALRGSRWHRWPRLQALGQLLLPPEPQPRAAREHLELADGGLVALDWVAGGAAGGPVLLLVPNAAGKVTRGLLRLGRRALRRGYVPVVFNRRGHNGCPLATPRLQPFGDPGDLRQALAYVRCRRPGAPLLAVSEGSGSGLLLSYLGECGSSSALAAAACISPVFRCRDWFEAALPCLYEWALLLHLKRGLSRYAGALAEVVDVDKLLRSRSLRELEETLFCATKSRPVSWETYRARNEPLRDVDEAAVPVLCVCSADDPVRGPPARTLPLELFRTNPFFFLLLSPHGGHCGFPQQGPGRCWSHGAVLDYFGAVTEFLRAEERRKGPGRGDRRRGDVAAPGAPGFSWQRAYTR; encoded by the exons ATGCTGCCCGCCGAGGAGCTGgtggccgcggccgcggcgctggccTGCCTGGGGCTCCTGGCCCGGCACCTTTGGGCGCgcagccaggaggaggaggaggaggaggaggaggaggaggaggaaggcgcggggggctgccggctgGTGTGCAAGCCCTCGGCGCTGGCGCAGCACCTGGGGCGCAGCCTGCGGCACTGCCCGGCGCTGCGGGGCAGCCGCTGGCACCGCTGGCCCCGGCTGCAggcgctggggcagctgctgctgccgcccgagccgcagccccgggcggccCGGGAGCACCTGGAGCTGGCCGACGGCGGCCTCGTGGCGCTGGACTgggtggccgggggggccgccgggggccccgtgctgctgctggtgcccaaCGCCGCCGGCAAGGTCACGCGGGGGCTGCTGCGGctggggcggcgggcgctgcgccgCGGCTACGTCCCCGTCGTCTTCAACCGCCGGGGCCACAACGGCTGCCCGCTGGCCACCCCCCGCCTGCAGCCCTTCGGGGACCCCGGGGACCTGCGGCAGGCGCTGGCCTACGTGCGCTGCCGGCGCCCGGGCGCCCCGCTGCTCGCCGTGAGCGAGGGCTCCGGCTCGGGCCTGCTGCTCTCCTACCTGGGCGAGTGCGGCTCCTCCAGcgccctggccgccgccgcctgcaTCTCGCCCGTCTTCCGCTGCCGCGACTGGTTCGAGgccgccctgccctgcctctACGAGTGGGCGCTGCTGCTGCACCTCAAGCGGGGGCTCAGCAG GTACGCGGGTGCCCTGGCCGAGGTGGTGGACGTGGACAAGCTGCTGCGCAGCCGTTCGCTGCGGGAGCTGGAGGAAACCCTCTTCTGCGCGACCAAGAGCCGCCCCGTGAGCTGGGAGACGTACCGGGCCCGCAACGAGCCGCTGCGCGACGTGGACGAGGCGGCCGTGCCCGTGCTGTGCGTCTGCAGCGCCGACGACCCCGTACGGGGCCCGCCGGCCCGCACCCTGCCCCTGGAGCTCTTCCGCACCAACCCCTTCTTCTTCCTGCTGCTGAGCCCCCACGGCGGCCACTGCGGCTTCccgcagcagggccccgggcgCTGCTGGAGCCACGGCGCCGTGCTCGACTACTTCGGCGCCGTGACCGAGTTCCTGCGCGCCGAGGAGCGGCGGaaggggccggggcgcggggacaGGCGCCGCGGGGACGTggcagcccccggcgccccgggctTCTCCTGGCAGAGGGCCTACACCCGCTAA